In the genome of Plasmodium chabaudi chabaudi strain AS genome assembly, chromosome: 6, one region contains:
- a CDS encoding Rab GTPase activator and protein kinase, putative yields the protein MDNYMNRFFERCKSSEFLLGVQKYSLCEKGLSEQCGKKDKIIQNGESNVKNCVKQNKYNLIASKFEKIKKLSHPNICRYININRKNNDYYIFSEYYTLSLYDLLNGKQKNTPHFKCLRKILGIKNQASNTKPSKMCENVNYKTNGQTKIINHMVLKKIIYEILKAVEYLHSKNIQFLNITPHNILITSKGKIKLHNYCMSYLFDDYEYNSKKKNKEFFNKKLFIDQIISMENHKPTENQLNNLKNAQGNNNLPDLSENGGGNIMGSPLASHNDKKIESEKKKKYIFIENYFKYYNFSEDMLYFGPFFIFLNLFENQKIRISYDLYKHIDIFSVGIVIIQIINGLIDFQFIIDIFFSNFFYSKVGEIINSEHPESTKVNNQGGDSHFEQNKEKEIHIRKYNKINKIYESFKIVKNVLQQCVNENNEKNMNKSEKNEHRQPKFFVSSLLKKNDVINKIENIFILLLYIKLYYTYIDYYSGSKIRENKSRKKNISLININIYKLFENGYAKKRVIKNEGRLSVEYERQNISQNKKRSNIIYKIIKNLMKYLLRHNIDINCIKLIENIYTEFFNINILEQNTKNIFLPSMKNEKIFFFNFLHKCLLLTYNEFSANSLLSHYYFFERKMVLLNSLKFEVGLNEDINSDKNRHDLTYKHYHNSVMSYYIYCTKDEQNKLKEKFYINKKNIFYWFDLLYKYNYEEELANADFGGTPCNILKVPYMFYKKKANGKYFKFSLFSMYKEYILKKYAQLFNEYEYVDKWKRFKLQSNKKPDHGGTRYIRPISVTCFNLLKRKKKIRHTKRGIISSSIAQIRKGNKNDIINVDIQNNLKMDNEQNTSYTYESDSSVFSNFLNIPHDIKSDGLRFKNMNIKTVGIYLDSFYEIIKDAYLFIKNNENIFSSSKNQYNDICLYDRNFIFIHQYRLYIHFQKMLKHESINNIKLIREVKSGFPSIIRNIIYLIFLNYNYTILKQKSFEKNKKLKTQIILLCQYISGISAKLKLLYSKCNHNYLCNIILQNDVKVEGQDNCLDMNMDDNKKIIIKKNFFFSNRLKHENDLIGSNKFQRKVFGILILLRNKLKVTSRFLKYLVVPITVLYYDNLYLNYKCLQKIIKNYLLDIYTNKYNLFEFVYIFNTLLNYYIPELAKFFYKNNINITNIIKSWILSLYCNFFDIQNSFLLLDFILIHSRSCLLFISISILSYLKKYILKSYKNKIYQDIFTLSHLVNLNYIIRMSQHLYKMCPIMFTAFPSHTQNQHTAFSPSIETDSSNYNIKNDSRHSNHINCLSYFMNKQEWSKYYVHRHTFRVYKKVVKKKRGCNKKGLKNKDCNYNYSAKNSKKNKLTEKNDMSCCDIKEEKNANALNIFDKKKYSNFVKYGEKTKSPKMGKYYENFLMCYRANKHKNLHEYVSYEKKGSHLKCYKQNEEMTKKINNINNGYYKSDCTVSNKLGLYYNITSVEKKNKIKFKNIDMIKIIGFPIFPFFYITNLSNESSLDQYIIVDTRPVEKFMTKRFKNSVHVNAFFTNFKKGIYKNYVNDDEKGYDSDYYDDQTLDNYELKFNLKTIILVFNDAIFDFDIIHNFLNLEIMFVTILRGGFEYAVNNLPSNYFT from the coding sequence ATggataattatatgaaccGATTTTTCGAACGTTGTAAATCATCTGAATTTCTTTTAGGAGTTCAGAAATATTCTTTATGTGAAAAAGGTCTAAGTGAACAATGtggaaaaaaagataaaataatacaaaatggGGAAAGCAATGTTAAAAATTgtgtaaaacaaaataagtATAACCTAATTGCAAGCAAATttgagaaaataaaaaagctaAGCCATCCTAATATATGCcgatatataaatataaatagaaaaaacaatgattattatattttttcagaATATTATACCTTATCCTTATACGACCTACTAAATGGtaagcaaaaaaatactCCACATTTTAAGTGTCTAAGGAAAATACTTGGAATTAAAAACCAAGCAAGCAATACAAAGCCATCCAAAATGTGTGAGAATGTGAATTATAAAACGAATGgacaaacaaaaataataaaccatatggttttaaaaaaaataatatatgaaatactTAAAGCAGTTGAATATTTACATTCAAagaatatacaatttttaaacataacacctcataatattttaataacatcaaaaggaaaaataaagttacACAATTATTGTATgtcttatttatttgacgattatgaatataattcgaaaaaaaaaaacaaagaattttttaataaaaagttatttATCGATCAGATAATATCTATGGAAAATCACAAACCCACAGAAAATCAATTGAACAATCTGAAAAATGCCCAGGGCAATAATAACTTGCCTGATTTATCAGAAAATGGGGGAGGGAATATTATGGGCTCACCTTTGGCTAGccataatgataaaaaaatagaaagcgaaaaaaaaaaaaaatatatttttatcgaaaattatttcaaatattataattttagtgaagatatgttatattttggtcccttctttatttttttgaatctttttgaaaatcaaaaaataagaataagttatgatttatataaacacaTAGACATATTTAGTGTCGGAATTGTGATAATTCAAATCATAAATGGGTTAATAGATTTCCAATTTAtaatagatatatttttttcgaactttttttattcaaaagTCGgtgaaattataaattccGAACACCCCGAATCTACAAAAGTAAACAATCAAGGGGGTGACTCACATTTTGAACAAAATAAGGAAAAGGAAATACACATTAGaaagtataataaaattaacaaaatatatgaatcatttaaaattgttaaaaatgtattacaACAGTGTGTGAACGAAAacaacgaaaaaaatatgaacaagtcagaaaaaaatgaacacAGACAGccaaaattttttgttagcagtctattaaaaaaaaatgatgttataaataaaattgaaaatatttttatacttttattatatataaaattatattatacatatattgaTTATTATTCGGGTAGTAAAATAAGAGAAAATAAgtcaagaaaaaaaaatatcagtttgataaatatcaacatttataaattgtTTGAAAATGGATATGCTAAAAAACgggttataaaaaatgaaggcAGATTGAGTGTAGAATATGAAAGACAAAATATTtctcaaaataaaaaacgatcaaatataatatacaaaataattaaaaatttgatgaaatatttgttaagacataatattgatataaattgtataaaactaattgaaaatatatatacagaattttttaatataaatatattagagcagaatacaaaaaatatatttttacctagtatgaaaaatgaaaaaatatttttttttaattttttacataaatgtttattattaacatataatgaatttagTGCCAATTCTTTGCTAtcacattattatttttttgaaagaAAAATGGTATTACTCAATAGTCTTAAATTTGAAGTAGGCCTTAatgaagatataaatagtgATAAGAATAGACACGATCTTACTTATAAACATTATCATAATTCAGTTATGtcatactatatatattgtactaaggatgaacaaaataaattaaaagaaaagttttatattaacaaaaagaatattttctactggtttgatttattatataagtatAACTATGAAGAAGAGTTAGCTAATGCTGATTTTGGGGGGACCCCttgtaatattttgaaagtgccatatatgttttataaaaaaaaagcaaatggtaaatattttaaattttctttattttcaatgtataaagaatatatattaaaaaagtatgcCCAATTATTTAACGAATACGAATATGTGGATAAATGGAAACGGTTTAAACTTCAAAGTAATAAGAAACCTGATCATGGTGGTACTAGATATATAAGACCAATTTCTGTAACgtgttttaatttgttaaaaagaaaaaaaaaaattaggcACACCAAACGGGGTATCATAAGTAGTAGTATAGCACAAATAAggaaaggaaataaaaatgatatcaTTAATGTAgacatacaaaataatttaaaaatggataatgaacaaaataCGAGTTATACATACGAATCTGATAGTAGtgtattttcaaattttttaaacatacCTCATGATATAAAGAGTGATGGGCTtcgttttaaaaatatgaatataaaaacagttggaatatatttagattcattttatgaaataattaaagatgcatatttatttattaaaaataatgaaaatatatttagttCATCTAAAAATCAGtataatgatatatgtCTATATGATcgtaattttatatttattcatcaatatagattatatatacattttcaaaaaatgttgAAACATGAatctataaataatataaaattaattagaGAAGTTAAATCAGGATTTCCATCAATAATTAgaaacattatttatttaatttttctcaattataattacacaattttaaaacaaaagtcatttgaaaaaaacaaaaaattaaaaacacaAATCATATTGCTTTGTCAATATATCAGTGGAATTTCTGCAAAATTAAAACTACTATATTCTAAATGTAACCATAATTATCTATGCAATAtcattttacaaaatgatGTTAAAGTTGAAGGACAAGACAATTGTCTTGATATGAATATGGATGACAATAAAaagattattataaaaaaaaatttttttttttcaaacagACTGAAACatgaaaatgatttaaTTGGGAGTAACAAATTTCAAAGAAAAGTATTTGGTATACTTATATTGttaagaaataaattaaaagtgACAAGCcgatttttaaaatatttggtTGTACCAATAACTGTGttatattatgataatttgtatttaaattataagtGTCTTCAAAAGATaatcaaaaattatttacttgatatatatacaaataaatataatttatttgaatttgtatatatttttaatactttgttaaattattatattcctGAGCTAgctaaatttttttataaaaataatataaatatcacaaatattataaaatcatggatattatcattatattgtaacttttttgatatacaaaattcttttttacttttagaTTTTATACTGATACATTCAAGATCTTGtttgttatttatatcaataagtatattaagttatttaaaaaaatatattttaaaatcgtataaaaataaaatatatcaagaTATTTTTACCTTATCTCATTTagtaaatttaaattatattatacgTATGTCTCagcatttatataaaatgtgtcCGATCATGTTTACTGCATTCCCTAGTCACACCCAAAACCAGCACACAGCCTTTTCCCCTAGCATAGAAACAGATAGCAgcaattataatattaaaaatgatagtAGACATAGTAACCATATTAATTGTCTGTCctattttatgaacaagCAAGAATGGAGTAAGTACTACGTGCATAGACACACCTTCAGGGTGTACAAAAAGGTtgttaaaaagaaaagaggGTGCAATAAAAAAGGTCTGAAAAACAAAGAttgtaattataattattctgcaaaaaatagtaaaaaaaataaattgacTGAGAAGAATGATATGTCTTGTTGTGATATCAAAGAAGAGAAAAATGCTAATGCTCTAaacatttttgataaaaaaaaatatagtaattttgtaaaatacggtgaaaaaacaaaatcgCCAAAAATGGggaaatattatgaaaactTTTTAATGTGCTACCGAGCAAACAAACACAAAAATTTGCATGAATATGTTTCATATGAAAAGAAAGGTAGCcatttaaaatgttataaacaaaacgaagaaatgacaaaaaaaataaataatattaataatgggTACTATAAAAGCGACTGCACTGTTTCCAACAAATTAGGCTTATATTATAACATAACAAgtgttgaaaaaaaaaacaaaataaaatttaaaaatatagatatgataaaaataattggcTTTCcaatatttccatttttttatattacaaaCTTATCCAATGAGTCATCTCTTGATCAGTATATAATTGTCGATACACGTCCTGTCGAAAAATTTATGACCAAGagatttaaaaattctGTACATGTTAAtgctttttttacaaactttaaaaaaggcatttataaaaattatgtcaATGATGATGAAAAGGGATATGATAGCGATTATTACGATGATCAAACTTTGGATAATTATGAGTTAAagtttaatttaaaaacaatcATTCTTGTATTTAATGATGCAATCTTCGATTTtgatataatacataattttctaaatttagAAATTATGTTTGTAACTATATTACGTGGTGGATTTGAATATGCCGTTAATAATTTACcatcaaattattttacataa
- a CDS encoding type 2A phosphatase-associated protein 42, putative, which translates to MEMNVVSSLFDDLYLLFDEYIVNHSKNIYEYKSVFKKKELIELVKNYENGLVPTERDVKNKDEIIDHLIYAFKLIGKYISSSDIFSKNEEVDDIHTKYLKFLLIPHILGYLCYETINIDIRFDRLKEAKLYFNEFITIVNIYNIVQINEYLYDDEDENCDRDIYKSSSGAHNAINRRNIKIKRVKDEKKYQQIYNELAKTNLQKRENSNFNFHNDDNDNNYQSNYDDEEYREMYLSIIKYKLIQTLNTIDLMDTEMVILEMRNKEMSKINDEKKNSEHGHNFPSLSNDNKPTNYNKKPVIFKIKKNMQISDITQIRNYYKELVFKPFHNLPTISLEECAQIESQYALKGTSNSENKNKKGKNKNMGNNELSDTDDDNEDDDYYKKCMEEELEKDKNDREWDDWKYMHQKGIGNKNRNVM; encoded by the coding sequence ATGGAAATGAATGTTGTGAGCTCATTATTTGATGACTTGTATCTCTTGTTTGATGAATATATAGTTAATcatagtaaaaatatttatgaatataaatctgtttttaaaaaaaaagaattgaTTGAGCTTGTGAagaattatgaaaatggaTTAGTGCCAACTGAAAGGGATGTTAAAAATAAGGATGAAATTATTGATCATTTGATATACGCATTTAAACTaattggaaaatatataagtagCAGTGATATCTTTTCAAAAAACGAAGAAGTAGATGATATtcatacaaaatatttgaaatttttattaataccTCATATATTAGGTTATTTATGTTATGAAACAattaatatagatataCGATTTGATAGACTTAAAGAAGCTAAACTATACTTCAATGAATTTATTActattgttaatatatataatattgtgCAAATAAACGAATATTTATACGATGATGAAGACGAAAATTGTGATCGAGATATCTACAAAAGTAGTAGTGGTGCACATAATGCAATAAATagaagaaatataaaaattaaaagagttaaagatgaaaaaaaatatcaacaaatatataatgaactagctaaaacaaatttacaaaaacgtgaaaattcaaattttaatttccaCAATGATGacaatgataataattatcaaAGTAATTATGACGATGAAGAATATAGAGAAATGTATTTATccataattaaatataagttAATTCAAACCTTAAATACAATAGATTTAATGGATACAGAAATGGTTATTCTTGAAATGagaaataaagaaatgagtaaaataaatgatgaaaaaaaaaattctgaACATGGTCATAATTTTCCTTCATTGtctaatgataataaaccCACAaattacaataaaaaaccagtgatttttaaaattaaaaaaaatatgcaaatttCAGATATTACACAAATTcgtaattattataaagaaTTAGTTTTTAAAccttttcataatttaccAACAATTTCGTTAGAAGAATGTGCACAAATCGAGTCACAATATGCATTAAAAGGTACTAGCAAttcagaaaataaaaataaaaaaggaaaaaataaaaatatggggAATAATGAACTTAGCGATACCGATGATGATAATGAAGATGatgattattataaaaaatgtatggaAGAAGAATTAGagaaagataaaaatgatcGCGAATGGGACGATTGGAAATATATGCACCAAAAGGGAATAGGaaacaaaaatagaaaTGTTATGTAG
- a CDS encoding mitochondrial import inner membrane translocase subunit TIM14, putative: protein MWPVAILLFGGGVLLAKKGMNYMKNQKNGINKNFFFPSNFNKSLSNVFLKPDMKGFERTMSRSEAYKILNINPTTNRERIREVHKQLMLKNHPDNGGSTYIAAKVNEAKDMLLK from the exons ATGTGGCCAGTTGCAATTTTATTGTTTGGTGGTGGAGTTTTATTAGCAAAGAAAGGaatgaattatatgaaaaatcaaaaaaatggaataaacaaaaattttttctttccttCAAATTTTAACAAAAGTTTAAgtaatgtatttttaaaacctGATATGAAAGGATTTGAAAGGACAATGTCAAGATCGGAAgcatacaaaatattaaatataaatccaACAACAAACAGAGAAAGAATTAGGGAAGTTCACAAACAACTGATGCTAAAAAATCATCCAGACAATGGAG GCTCCACTTACATAGCGGCGAAGGTAAATGAGGCGAAGGACATGTTGCTGAAGTAG
- a CDS encoding ubiquinone biosynthesis O-methyltransferase, putative → MNRLVIYCKKYCGVEKSFVSGFRFYSNKTYDEKEVNFFDNLNEKWWGEKGCENKCSIKNFQNILNRIVGKDTYSLHDYNKHRFDFILKNYEFLFYEKIKKEQSQININILDVGCGGGILCEYIQNNIFYFLLKHVNNSKLKQINVNIEGIDVSSKLIELSKKRLNERKKNNNNICYDLENGTHINEYEQTGVCTDINQESEKNIYTINKTIVNINLNYKNCDISDLVYSNNETNKYDIIISSEVIEHIPNNKKDHFIKCISKICNPMSLVVLTTINKNILSYLYSIVLAEHITGMIKKGTHNYDYFIEANELNNVCKQFELYNLNTEYVMYMPVIRNYFKTRKLKLLYMSSFVYKNNKE, encoded by the exons ATGAACAGACTGGTTATTTATTGTAAGAAATATTGTGGTGTGGAAAAAAGTTTTGTATCAGGTTTTCGATtttatagtaataaaacatatgatgaaaaggaagtgaatttttttgataactTAAATGAGAAATGGTGGGGTGAAAAAGGATGTGAAAACAAATGtagtattaaaaatttccaaaacattttaaacaGAATAGTTGGGAAAGATACATATAGTTTACatgattataataaacatagatttgattttattttaaaaaattatgaatttttattttatgaaaaaataaaaaaagaacagtcccaaataaatattaacattttGGATGTTGGGTGTGGTGGTGGTATTTTATgtgaatatatacaaaataatattttttattttttattaaaacatgtaaataattcaaaattaaaacaaataaatgtaaaCATAGAAGGTATTGATGTGTCAAGTAAATTAATAGAGTTATCAAAAAAGCGATTAAacgaaagaaaaaaaaataataataatatttgttatGACTTGGAAAATGGGACacatataaatgaatatgaacAAACAGGTGTATGTACAGACATCAATCAAGAgagtgaaaaaaatatttatacaattaataaaactattgtaaatataaatttaaattataaaaattgtgatATATCTGATTTAgtatattcaaataatgagacaaacaaatatgatattattatttcatcaGAAGTAATTGAACATATACCTAACAACAAAAAAGatcattttataaaatgcataagtaaaatatgtaacCCAATGTCACTTGTTGTTCTTACTaccataaataaaaatatcctTTCTTATCTTTACTCAATAGTTTTAGCAGAGCATATCACAGGAATGATAAAGaag GGAACGCATAATTATGATTACTTCATTGAAGCGAACGAACTAAATAATGTGTGCAAGCAATTTGAGCTTTACAATTTAAACACAGAATATGTTATGTATATGCCAGTGAtaagaaattattttaaaaccCGCAAGCTGAAGCTGCTATATATGTCTTcctttgtttataaaaataataaggaataa